Proteins encoded in a region of the Maridesulfovibrio bastinii DSM 16055 genome:
- a CDS encoding D-sedoheptulose 7-phosphate isomerase produces the protein MSETALQKVLDHARSGVEVREAFFEANSEQVVDIARSLAVALAKGGKIFFCGNGGSAADCQHLAAELVNRFKLERPALPGIALTTDTSILTAIGNDYSFDTIFEKQIQALGSAGDVLIGISTSGSSPNVIAALKEARRKDMITVGMTGMKTGEMLPLCDHVVSIPSTDTPVIQEIHIAVGHLFCELIDHFLFEAVSELEPYLG, from the coding sequence ATGTCGGAAACCGCACTGCAAAAAGTTCTTGATCATGCCCGCTCCGGGGTTGAAGTCCGTGAAGCATTTTTTGAAGCAAATTCTGAACAGGTCGTTGATATTGCCAGATCTCTGGCTGTAGCTCTTGCAAAAGGCGGTAAAATATTTTTCTGTGGCAACGGTGGCAGTGCCGCGGACTGTCAGCATCTGGCTGCCGAACTTGTAAACCGCTTCAAGCTCGAAAGACCTGCTCTTCCGGGAATTGCCCTGACCACTGACACATCCATCCTCACAGCAATCGGTAATGACTATTCGTTTGATACCATCTTTGAAAAACAAATTCAGGCTCTTGGATCAGCAGGTGACGTTCTTATAGGAATCAGTACTTCAGGTTCCAGCCCGAATGTAATTGCCGCATTGAAAGAAGCCCGCCGCAAAGACATGATCACAGTAGGAATGACCGGTATGAAAACCGGAGAAATGCTTCCCTTATGTGATCATGTTGTAAGCATTCCAAGTACTGATACACCTGTAATTCAGGAAATACATATTGCAGTAGGCCATCTCTTCTGCGAGCTGATTGACCACTTCCTCTTTGAAGCCGTCAGTGAGCTTGAACCATATCTGGGCTAA